The proteins below are encoded in one region of Apium graveolens cultivar Ventura chromosome 4, ASM990537v1, whole genome shotgun sequence:
- the LOC141721805 gene encoding uncharacterized protein LOC141721805 isoform X2: MGRVKLQIKRIENNTNRQVTYSKRRNGLMKKAYELSVLCDVDVGLIMFSPSGRLSLYSGNNKGIEEIMERYVNLPEHERGRAYNQEHLNKLISKLKEQANQNRQASPVSTDSQIEDLREELKSSKSQLEDMEKRLSIFESDPSEIETLEEIHYRERIMEETLKQIHMRKQVLEGNYECHTISQPSTQVQMPGTEHMHLAGLVNRDANNVFQWFPQRDPQAQVLNFLDSNGLLPQREQTHQHRHQGVDRMMMPSLNLLSGGTMSMEEHMSRSRRSTGTEQEGSRNHIENRNATETSRVRAQGQASAGYGHAVDVNLSPWPNHQFYPTGNDHTLPPEQPRQRALLELFLSQFPVQP, translated from the exons ATGGGGAGAGTGAAGCTTCAGATCAAGAGGATTGAGAATAACACAAACAGGCAAGTGACGTACTCGAAACGACGAAATGGGCTGATGAAGAAAGCTTACGAGCTTTCTGTTCTCTGTGATGTTGATGTAGGACTCATCATGTTTTCTCCCTCTGGCAGACTCAGTCTTTACTCTGGAAACAATAAAGG TATTGAAGAAATCATGGAAAGGTATGTGAACCTTCCAGAGCATGAGAGAGGCCG AGCATATAACCAAGAA CATCTGAACAAGCTTATCTCTAAGCTCAAGGAACAAGCTAATCAAAACCGTCAAGCCAG TCCAGTGAGTACTGATTCTCAGATTGAG GATCTTCGAGAAGAACTTAAATCATCTAAATCTCAGTTGGAGGATATGGAGAAAAGACTAAG TATATTTGAAAGTGATCCTTCAGAGATCGAAACATTGGAAGAAATCCATTATCGTGAACGCATCATGGAAGAGACACTAAAGCAGATTCATATGAGAAAG CAAGTTTTGGAGGGGAACTATGAATGCCATACCATCTCTCAACCATCTACTCAG GTGCAAATGCCAGGCACAGAGCATATGCATCTTGCTGGTTTAGTTAATAGAGATGCAAACAATGTCTTTCAGTGGTTTCCACAAAGAGATCCTCAAGCACAGGTCCTCAATTTTCTGGACTCCAATGGTCTTCTTCCCCAGAG GGAGCAAACTCATCAGCATCGTCATCAAGGGGTTGACAGAATGATGATGCCATCTCTGAATCTGTTGTCTGGAGGAACTATGAGTATGGAAGAACACATGAGCCGTAGCCGCAGGAGCACTGGAACTGAGCAGGAAGGTAGTCGTAACCACATTGAAAACAGAAATGCTACTGAAACTAGTCGTGTTCGAGCTCAAGGTCAAGCTTCTGCTGGCTATGGACATGCTGTTGATGTCAATCTCTCACCCTGGCCAAATCATCAGTTCTATCCGACAG GAAATGATCATACTCTTCCACCTGAGCAACCAAGACAGCGAGCACTCCTGGAGCTTTTCTTGTCTCAGTTCCCAGTCCAGCCATAA
- the LOC141721805 gene encoding uncharacterized protein LOC141721805 isoform X1, which yields MGRVKLQIKRIENNTNRQVTYSKRRNGLMKKAYELSVLCDVDVGLIMFSPSGRLSLYSGNNKGIEEIMERYVNLPEHERGRAYNQEHLNKLISKLKEQANQNRQASSPVSTDSQIEDLREELKSSKSQLEDMEKRLSIFESDPSEIETLEEIHYRERIMEETLKQIHMRKQVLEGNYECHTISQPSTQVQMPGTEHMHLAGLVNRDANNVFQWFPQRDPQAQVLNFLDSNGLLPQREQTHQHRHQGVDRMMMPSLNLLSGGTMSMEEHMSRSRRSTGTEQEGSRNHIENRNATETSRVRAQGQASAGYGHAVDVNLSPWPNHQFYPTGNDHTLPPEQPRQRALLELFLSQFPVQP from the exons ATGGGGAGAGTGAAGCTTCAGATCAAGAGGATTGAGAATAACACAAACAGGCAAGTGACGTACTCGAAACGACGAAATGGGCTGATGAAGAAAGCTTACGAGCTTTCTGTTCTCTGTGATGTTGATGTAGGACTCATCATGTTTTCTCCCTCTGGCAGACTCAGTCTTTACTCTGGAAACAATAAAGG TATTGAAGAAATCATGGAAAGGTATGTGAACCTTCCAGAGCATGAGAGAGGCCG AGCATATAACCAAGAA CATCTGAACAAGCTTATCTCTAAGCTCAAGGAACAAGCTAATCAAAACCGTCAAGCCAG CAGTCCAGTGAGTACTGATTCTCAGATTGAG GATCTTCGAGAAGAACTTAAATCATCTAAATCTCAGTTGGAGGATATGGAGAAAAGACTAAG TATATTTGAAAGTGATCCTTCAGAGATCGAAACATTGGAAGAAATCCATTATCGTGAACGCATCATGGAAGAGACACTAAAGCAGATTCATATGAGAAAG CAAGTTTTGGAGGGGAACTATGAATGCCATACCATCTCTCAACCATCTACTCAG GTGCAAATGCCAGGCACAGAGCATATGCATCTTGCTGGTTTAGTTAATAGAGATGCAAACAATGTCTTTCAGTGGTTTCCACAAAGAGATCCTCAAGCACAGGTCCTCAATTTTCTGGACTCCAATGGTCTTCTTCCCCAGAG GGAGCAAACTCATCAGCATCGTCATCAAGGGGTTGACAGAATGATGATGCCATCTCTGAATCTGTTGTCTGGAGGAACTATGAGTATGGAAGAACACATGAGCCGTAGCCGCAGGAGCACTGGAACTGAGCAGGAAGGTAGTCGTAACCACATTGAAAACAGAAATGCTACTGAAACTAGTCGTGTTCGAGCTCAAGGTCAAGCTTCTGCTGGCTATGGACATGCTGTTGATGTCAATCTCTCACCCTGGCCAAATCATCAGTTCTATCCGACAG GAAATGATCATACTCTTCCACCTGAGCAACCAAGACAGCGAGCACTCCTGGAGCTTTTCTTGTCTCAGTTCCCAGTCCAGCCATAA